The genomic segment GCGCTGAATCCGGAAATCTCGGTTGTGGCGCTAGCTACCGAGTTCAATACCGAAACGTTGCGCAGCGAGATCGGCCGGGTCGATGCGGTGGTCGATGCGACCGACAATTTCGCGGCGCGTTTTGCCATCAATCAGGCCTGTTTCGATGCCCGCACGCCGCTGATCTCGGGCGCCGCCATACGCTTCGAAGGCCAGGTTTCGGTCTACCCGTTCAATCGCGCGGACGGCCCCTGTTATCACTGTCTGTATGGCAACGTTGAGGAACCCGCTGGCTCATGCGCGGAAAACGGCGTGCTGGGTCCGGTAGCAGGGTTGGTGGGATGCATCCAGGCTATCGAGACGGTCAAGGTGCTGTTGGGTTTCGGCGATACTCTGGCTGGGCGACTGCTTTTGATCGACGCGCGCAACATGGACATACGCGCGGTGCGGCTGCCGAAAGATCCGGATTGTCCGGTTTGCAGTGAGAGAGCGACCGGCGCATCGACCTGACACCTGGTTAAGTCGATCCATCGCGGTTGGTGGATACGCCCGCAAAGCTTGCCTGAGCTAGTCGGACGGGGCGGCGGGCTTAATCCACCCTACTTTGCTGAATTACTCGCCCCACCCCTGTGGGTCCGCCAATCTCTGGCCGGATTGACTGCTTTAAGGACAAGCAACTTATTTGTGGGACACGACGTCAGGGAGGCGCGACATCGGCGTCAACCAGGCGGAATTTCTGCGCCCCTTCGCGCAAGCCTTCCGCGATAAACCCTACAAGCGCGACAGCGATACGCTTATACTATGTAATGGATTGCGTCAGGCGCGCGCATCAGCCTAACACCTCAGGACGAACGCATATTGGCGTCGGTAACATTGCCGACAACATTCGTTACCGTCCAGTTCGTCGGCTACACGCAAAGCGAGGTGGAGATATTCATGCACCGCGTCGATCTGTACGTTCACAGCGGCGGTGGTTGAATCTTCACCCCGCGTCATTTGTCCCCATGCTGAGAGAAAAGGTAGGAACATGGCAATTAAATCGAGTAAAGCAACGGAATCCGTCGAGCCGACCAGGGTTAATTCGACGACCCATCTGGACGTGCCCGCCGAACAGGTGTGGCAGATGATCGGGCAGTTCAAGTCGTTCGCCGACTGGCATCCGGCGGTAGAAAAGAGCGAGCTGGAGGAGGGCGGCTCGGTGCGGCGTCTCAGCCTGATCGGCAGCGGCACCATCGTCGAGCGCCTGGAGCGCATCGATGACGAGTCGTTCAAGTACCGGTATTCGATCGTCGACAGCCCGTTGCCGGTCGCCAATTACGTATCGGAACTGCGGGTGGTGAAAGACGATTCCGGCAAAGGGTGCAGTGTGGAATGGTCCAGCGAGTTCGCGCCCGCGAGCGGCGCGTCGGCAACCGATGCGGAAAAGGCGATTCGCGATGTCTACGAAGCTGGCCTTAACAATCTGCAAACCATGTTCCGTAAGTCGTAGGCCACTCAAAGCGTTCGCTATACCGTTGTATGCCAGATTATTCTAGCTCACTGACGGACGCCCTCGACCGGCCGCTGCGCGATCTGCGGATCTCGGTCACGGATCGCTGCAACTTCCGCTGCACGTATTGCATGCCCAAATCGATATTCGGCGCTGGCCATCGGTTCCTGGGTAACGATCAGTTGCTGAGCTTCGAGGAGATCGAGCGGCTGGCCAGGGTGTTCGCAGGGTACGGTGTGCGCAAGATCCGGCTGACAGGCGGCGAACCGCTGGTGCGGCGTGAGTTGGAAATGCTGGTCGAAATGCTGGCTTCGCTGCCGGGCATCGAAGACATCAGTCTGACCACGAACGGTTCGCTGCTCACGCTCGACAAGGCGAAAGCGCTCAAGCGCGCCGGACTCGGACGCATAACCATCAGCCTTGATGCGCTGGACGACGCCACTTTCATGGCGATCAACGATGTCGATTTTCCGGTCAGCCGCGTGCTGCAAAGCATCGAGTACGGGGTCGACGCCGGCCTCTCGGTCAAGATCAACATGGTGGTCAAGCGTGGCGGTAACGAGCACAGCATCCTGCCCATGGCGCGCTTCTTCCACGGCACGGGGCATGTATTGCGCTTCATTGAATACATGGACGTTGGCAACAGCAACGGCTGGCGGCACGATGAGGTGCTGCCAGCCGCCGACGTCGCGTCCAGGATCAACGCCGAGTTACCGATTGAGCCGATCGACGCCAACTACGCCGGCGAAGTCGCGCGACGCTGGCGTTACATCGATGGCGGCGGCGAGCTTGGCATCATCACGTCCGTCACGCAGCCGTTCTGCCGCAGTTGCACGCGGTCGCGACTGTCCGCGCAAGGTACGCTTTATACCTGCCTGTTCGCCACGCAAGGCCACGATTTCAGGAGGCTGCTGCGCGAGGGCGCAAGCGATGAGCATCTCGCGCGGTATATCGCATCGATCTGGGGGCGGCGCGCGGATCGATACTCCGAACTGCGCAGCGAGCACGCGTTGCCGATGCCCAAGGTTGAGATGTCTTATATAGGCGGCTAGAGCGGCATCGTGGCGTGGGCTGCTTGAGTATCTCGCGGATTCGACCGTCAGGTTGCCGTTCACTCATCGCGCTCCAGAACGGGTACTCAAAAATAGGAACGAAGAACAGGCGTGCTCGATGCGACATCGCGGCGTGACAAGCAAAAGAATATATGCGCGACAGTAGCCATCCGCTAAAGGTCTTGCTGGTGGACGATCACGCGGTAGTGCGCGCGGGCTATCGCCGGCTGCTGGAGCATTCATCGCAACACATCAGCGTATTCGAGGCCGATACCGGCGAACAGGCCTACGCCCGTTATGCGCGGGAATCTTTCGATCTGGTGGTCATGGATCTCACCTTGCCCGGCATCGGCGGGCTGGAGACCATCAGACGCATCACTCAGCGCGATCGAGCGGCGCGCGTACTGGTGTTCAGCATTCACGACGAAAGCGTGTTCATCGAACGCGCGCTGCAAGCCGGCGCGCGCGGTTATATCAGCAAGAGCAGCGCCGCCGAGGTGCTGATTGCGGCGGTCGAGCGAGTGGTGGGCGGCGACGTTTATCTGGGGCCGGGCATCGAGGAACGTCTGGCGGC from the Gammaproteobacteria bacterium genome contains:
- the moeB gene encoding molybdopterin-synthase adenylyltransferase MoeB, whose product is MDDNQLLRYSRQIMLPEIDIAGQAALLKSRVLIVGLGAIGSPVSMYLAASGVGELLLMDHDRVELSNLQRQIVHTTDRIGASKVQSACTTLRALNPEISVVALATEFNTETLRSEIGRVDAVVDATDNFAARFAINQACFDARTPLISGAAIRFEGQVSVYPFNRADGPCYHCLYGNVEEPAGSCAENGVLGPVAGLVGCIQAIETVKVLLGFGDTLAGRLLLIDARNMDIRAVRLPKDPDCPVCSERATGAST
- a CDS encoding SRPBCC family protein is translated as MAIKSSKATESVEPTRVNSTTHLDVPAEQVWQMIGQFKSFADWHPAVEKSELEEGGSVRRLSLIGSGTIVERLERIDDESFKYRYSIVDSPLPVANYVSELRVVKDDSGKGCSVEWSSEFAPASGASATDAEKAIRDVYEAGLNNLQTMFRKS
- the moaA gene encoding GTP 3',8-cyclase MoaA; amino-acid sequence: MPDYSSSLTDALDRPLRDLRISVTDRCNFRCTYCMPKSIFGAGHRFLGNDQLLSFEEIERLARVFAGYGVRKIRLTGGEPLVRRELEMLVEMLASLPGIEDISLTTNGSLLTLDKAKALKRAGLGRITISLDALDDATFMAINDVDFPVSRVLQSIEYGVDAGLSVKINMVVKRGGNEHSILPMARFFHGTGHVLRFIEYMDVGNSNGWRHDEVLPAADVASRINAELPIEPIDANYAGEVARRWRYIDGGGELGIITSVTQPFCRSCTRSRLSAQGTLYTCLFATQGHDFRRLLREGASDEHLARYIASIWGRRADRYSELRSEHALPMPKVEMSYIGG
- a CDS encoding response regulator transcription factor, producing MRDSSHPLKVLLVDDHAVVRAGYRRLLEHSSQHISVFEADTGEQAYARYARESFDLVVMDLTLPGIGGLETIRRITQRDRAARVLVFSIHDESVFIERALQAGARGYISKSSAAEVLIAAVERVVGGDVYLGPGIEERLAAVNRAGTVTPLGALSAREFEIFRLLAEGRTVNEIAALLSLSVKTVANYNTQIRNKLDVASTAELARLAIRHGVVVV